The following coding sequences are from one Geodermatophilus normandii window:
- a CDS encoding competence/damage-inducible protein A produces the protein MGTRAGIVVTGTEVLTGRVADRNGPWLAEELRRAGVDVGTVLVVGDRPEDVRGALRYLAGSGVELVVTSGGLGPTADDLTAAVVGEVQGRPLDVDPELEQRVAVVVERLMSRRGWRADPEATAAGVRKQAMVPAGATVLEPVGTAPGLVVPPADGRTGPVVVVLPGPPSELQGMWPAALAAGPVREVLSGAGELREETIRLWGTLEAQLAATLRGLEDGLGGLEITTCLREGELEIVTRFAPDAQPAYDRLATALAEEYAATLFSTGPTLDDLVAGALSDQGLTIATAESCTGGLLVARLIERAGSSAWVLGGITSYADSAKEHLVGVPGEMLAEFGAVSPQVALALAEGARERFGADVGVGITGIAGPGGGTPDKPVGTVHLCAVGPSGQQTRSVRLHGSRTAVRERSVVLALHMLRQLLLGGPPA, from the coding sequence GTGGGTACGCGCGCGGGCATCGTCGTCACCGGCACCGAGGTCCTGACCGGCCGGGTCGCCGACCGCAACGGGCCCTGGCTGGCCGAGGAGCTGCGGCGGGCCGGCGTCGACGTCGGCACCGTCCTCGTCGTGGGCGACCGGCCCGAGGACGTGAGGGGTGCGCTGAGGTACCTCGCCGGCAGCGGCGTGGAGCTCGTGGTCACCTCCGGCGGGCTGGGCCCCACCGCGGACGACCTCACCGCGGCGGTCGTGGGTGAGGTCCAGGGACGACCGCTCGACGTCGACCCGGAGCTCGAGCAGCGCGTCGCCGTCGTCGTGGAGCGGCTGATGTCCCGGCGCGGCTGGCGGGCGGACCCGGAGGCGACGGCGGCCGGGGTGCGCAAGCAGGCGATGGTCCCCGCGGGCGCCACGGTGCTCGAGCCGGTGGGGACCGCGCCGGGCCTCGTCGTCCCGCCGGCCGACGGGCGCACCGGGCCGGTCGTCGTCGTCCTGCCCGGGCCGCCGTCGGAGCTGCAGGGCATGTGGCCGGCCGCGCTGGCCGCCGGGCCGGTGCGGGAGGTGCTGTCCGGGGCCGGTGAGCTGCGGGAGGAGACCATCCGGCTCTGGGGCACGCTCGAGGCCCAGCTGGCCGCCACGCTGCGGGGGCTCGAGGACGGGCTCGGCGGCCTGGAGATCACCACCTGCCTGCGCGAGGGCGAGCTCGAGATCGTCACCCGGTTCGCCCCCGACGCCCAGCCCGCCTACGACCGGCTGGCCACGGCGCTGGCCGAGGAGTACGCGGCGACGCTGTTCTCGACCGGGCCGACGCTCGACGACCTGGTGGCCGGCGCGCTGTCCGACCAGGGCCTCACGATCGCCACGGCCGAGTCGTGCACCGGCGGGCTGCTGGTGGCGCGGCTGATCGAGCGGGCGGGGTCGTCGGCGTGGGTGCTCGGCGGGATCACCTCCTACGCCGACTCGGCGAAGGAGCACCTGGTCGGGGTGCCGGGGGAGATGCTGGCCGAGTTCGGCGCGGTGAGCCCGCAGGTGGCGCTGGCGCTGGCCGAGGGGGCGCGCGAGCGGTTCGGTGCCGACGTCGGCGTCGGGATCACCGGCATCGCCGGCCCCGGCGGCGGGACGCCGGACAAGCCGGTGGGCACCGTGCACCTGTGCGCGGTCGGCCCGTCCGGGCAACAGACGCGCTCGGTCCGGCTGCACGGCTCCCGGACGGCGGTGCGCGAGCGCTCCGTCGTCCTGGCGCTGCACATGCTGCGCCAGCTGCTGCTCGGCGGCCCGCCCGCATGA
- a CDS encoding serine/threonine protein kinase: MGTSPVRRVVGGRYELLGLLATGGMGQVWRGRDALLDRPVAVKLLRSEYTEDETVRSRFRTEARLAGRLLHRNIAALHDYGEAVTDDGEVVAHLVMELVDGEPLSALLAREGRLPPDRVLDLVGQTAAALAAAHDAGVVHRDVKPGNVLVGDDGIVRITDFGIAWSAGSAPLTRTGQVVGTAHYLAPEQAAGGKAGPASDVYALGMVAYECLAGRRAFDGEHPVQIALRQIRDEPDPLPDDLPGPVRELVSRMLVKDPAGRLADGAAVCEAVATVRAGRALPPAPTPVTAPLPAAVAAVPPPRPPRRAGRALAGVATLAVGAALGVGVLQVAGPGQTPVTTAEAGPTSADGGVDVRRSSLVGRSADEVEEQLVAAGLRVRRVVVETADAAPGIVTAATPVGRLDPGETVTLTVAAAVPAPSSTPSTSPSPEPDPRPYWPPAWPSAPAGQATEVADALPTTPAPAPAPAPDPAPVPDPAPATPPVDDTPGNGNGNGNANANSNAGGNGRGNGWGRAG, encoded by the coding sequence ATGGGCACCAGCCCCGTGCGACGCGTCGTCGGCGGCCGCTACGAGCTGCTCGGCCTGCTCGCCACCGGCGGGATGGGCCAGGTCTGGCGGGGACGCGACGCGCTGCTGGACCGGCCCGTCGCGGTCAAGCTGCTGCGCAGCGAGTACACCGAGGACGAGACCGTCCGCAGCCGCTTCCGCACCGAGGCGCGGCTGGCCGGCCGGCTCCTGCACCGCAACATCGCCGCGCTCCACGACTACGGCGAGGCGGTGACCGACGACGGCGAGGTGGTCGCCCACCTGGTCATGGAGCTCGTCGACGGCGAGCCGCTGTCGGCGCTGCTGGCCCGCGAGGGGCGCCTGCCGCCGGACCGGGTGCTCGACCTCGTGGGGCAGACCGCCGCGGCGCTGGCCGCCGCCCACGACGCGGGCGTGGTGCACCGCGACGTCAAGCCGGGTAACGTCCTGGTCGGGGACGACGGCATCGTGCGGATCACCGACTTCGGCATCGCCTGGTCGGCCGGCAGCGCGCCGCTGACCCGCACCGGCCAGGTCGTCGGCACCGCCCACTACCTCGCGCCCGAGCAGGCGGCGGGCGGCAAGGCGGGCCCGGCCAGCGACGTCTACGCGCTCGGGATGGTCGCCTACGAGTGCCTGGCCGGGCGGCGGGCCTTCGACGGCGAGCACCCGGTGCAGATCGCGCTGCGGCAGATCCGCGACGAGCCCGACCCGCTGCCGGACGACCTGCCGGGACCGGTGCGGGAGCTGGTCTCCCGGATGCTGGTCAAGGACCCCGCCGGCCGGCTCGCCGACGGCGCGGCGGTGTGCGAGGCGGTGGCCACCGTCCGTGCCGGCCGGGCCCTGCCGCCCGCCCCGACGCCGGTCACCGCGCCGCTGCCCGCGGCGGTCGCGGCCGTTCCACCCCCGCGCCCGCCGCGCCGGGCGGGGCGCGCGCTCGCCGGCGTGGCCACCCTCGCGGTCGGTGCCGCCCTCGGCGTGGGTGTGCTGCAGGTGGCCGGGCCCGGTCAGACACCGGTGACGACCGCGGAGGCCGGCCCGACCTCCGCCGACGGCGGCGTCGACGTCCGCCGCTCGAGCCTCGTCGGCCGGTCCGCCGACGAGGTCGAGGAGCAGCTGGTCGCCGCCGGCCTGCGGGTGCGCCGCGTGGTGGTGGAGACCGCGGACGCCGCTCCGGGGATCGTCACCGCCGCGACCCCCGTCGGGCGGCTGGACCCGGGGGAGACGGTCACGCTGACGGTGGCCGCGGCCGTTCCCGCGCCGTCGTCGACACCGAGCACGAGCCCGTCCCCGGAACCGGACCCGCGGCCCTACTGGCCGCCCGCGTGGCCCTCGGCGCCGGCCGGCCAGGCCACGGAGGTGGCCGACGCGCTCCCGACGACCCCCGCGCCCGCCCCGGCTCCGGCTCCGGATCCGGCTCCCGTGCCGGATCCCGCGCCGGCCACCCCGCCGGTCGACGACACCCCGGGCAACGGCAACGGCAACGGCAACGCGAACGCCAACAGCAACGCCGGGGGCAACGGGCGCGGCAACGGCTGGGGGCGCGCCGGCTGA
- a CDS encoding serine/threonine protein kinase, translated as MVEPGRRMLGDRYELLQLIASGGMGQVWRGTDELLHRPVAVKVLRSEYTGDPTFLARFRAEAQHAAALNHPNIAAVYDYGETTARDTAGDTGETLAYLVMELVEGEPLSALLRREGHLDTATTLSVLEQTAAALAEAHRAGLVHRDVKPGNILVRADGSVKITDFGIAWSAGSVPLTQTGQVIGTPQYLSPEQAEGHLATPASDVYALGLVGYECLSGHPAFEGDNAVTIALKQLRSEPEPLPDTLPGDVRTLIRRALSKDPAARMADGAAFVAAIADARAGRLPALEPSPVPAAVPAAVPSATPAVGVPAVLDAGPPTQAADPVLPGPRSPRRSSPPPPPRRRVAAVLVPLLALLLGAGLAAVVFSALTDPGTRPVAAAQTRDDDGGVVLDAGDYVGRPIDDVATQLSALGLGVERREQVTGSAVPGRVLGVSPEGVQLEPGDDVVVTFAVAPSGGRGTGSSSSGGDADGEVSAVTGDSAPGRVVEPVAPAPDPAPGSTATTTEAAAPTSSTAAGSSAADPGTGASTGPGATTGPGTGTSGTATSGSATATTTRTTTPRTTSPDPTGTTTSSPTEPTTPTTASSSSPVAGGSTAG; from the coding sequence GTGGTGGAACCAGGTCGCCGGATGCTCGGTGACCGCTACGAGCTCCTCCAGCTCATCGCCTCGGGCGGCATGGGGCAGGTCTGGCGCGGCACCGACGAGCTGCTGCACCGACCCGTCGCCGTCAAGGTGCTGCGCAGCGAGTACACGGGCGACCCGACCTTCCTCGCCCGCTTCCGCGCCGAGGCCCAGCACGCCGCCGCGCTGAACCACCCCAACATCGCCGCGGTCTACGACTACGGCGAGACCACGGCACGGGACACGGCCGGGGACACCGGCGAGACGCTGGCCTACCTCGTCATGGAGCTGGTCGAGGGCGAGCCGCTGTCGGCGCTGCTGCGCCGCGAGGGGCACCTGGACACCGCCACCACGCTGTCGGTGCTCGAGCAGACCGCCGCCGCGCTGGCCGAGGCACACCGCGCCGGGCTCGTGCACCGCGACGTCAAGCCCGGCAACATCCTGGTCCGCGCCGACGGCAGCGTGAAGATCACCGACTTCGGCATCGCCTGGTCGGCCGGCAGCGTCCCGCTCACCCAGACCGGCCAGGTCATCGGCACCCCGCAGTACCTCTCGCCGGAGCAGGCCGAGGGGCACCTCGCCACCCCCGCCAGCGACGTCTACGCCCTCGGCCTCGTCGGCTACGAGTGCCTCAGCGGCCACCCGGCCTTCGAGGGCGACAACGCGGTCACCATCGCGCTCAAGCAGCTGCGGTCGGAGCCCGAGCCGCTGCCGGACACCCTGCCCGGCGACGTCCGCACGCTCATCCGCCGCGCGCTGTCGAAGGACCCGGCGGCCCGCATGGCCGACGGCGCCGCCTTCGTCGCGGCGATCGCGGACGCCCGCGCGGGGCGGCTGCCGGCCCTCGAGCCGTCGCCCGTGCCGGCTGCGGTGCCGGCTGCGGTGCCGTCCGCGACGCCCGCTGTGGGCGTCCCCGCCGTCCTCGACGCCGGGCCGCCCACCCAGGCGGCGGACCCGGTCCTGCCCGGCCCCCGGTCGCCGCGGCGCAGCAGCCCGCCGCCGCCTCCCCGGCGCCGGGTCGCGGCCGTGCTGGTCCCGCTGCTGGCGCTGCTCCTCGGCGCCGGGCTGGCCGCCGTCGTCTTCTCCGCGCTCACCGACCCCGGCACCCGGCCCGTCGCCGCCGCCCAGACCCGCGACGACGACGGCGGCGTGGTGCTCGACGCCGGCGACTACGTGGGCCGCCCGATCGACGACGTCGCCACCCAGCTGTCCGCCCTCGGCCTCGGGGTGGAGCGGCGCGAGCAGGTGACCGGCTCGGCCGTCCCGGGCCGCGTGCTCGGCGTGTCGCCCGAGGGCGTGCAACTCGAGCCGGGCGACGACGTCGTCGTCACCTTCGCCGTGGCGCCGTCCGGCGGCCGCGGCACCGGCTCGTCCTCCTCCGGAGGGGACGCCGACGGCGAGGTCTCGGCCGTGACCGGGGACAGCGCGCCCGGGCGGGTGGTCGAGCCGGTCGCGCCCGCCCCGGACCCGGCCCCGGGGAGCACCGCGACGACCACCGAGGCCGCGGCGCCGACGTCGTCCACGGCGGCGGGCAGTTCCGCGGCCGACCCGGGCACGGGGGCCAGCACGGGGCCGGGAGCCACGACGGGACCGGGCACCGGCACCAGCGGCACGGCCACCAGCGGCTCCGCCACGGCGACGACGACCAGGACGACGACGCCCAGGACGACGTCGCCGGATCCCACGGGCACGACGACGTCGTCCCCGACCGAGCCCACGACGCCCACGACGGCGAGCAGCAGCTCCCCGGTTGCGGGAGGATCGACCGCCGGCTGA
- the efeB gene encoding iron uptake transporter deferrochelatase/peroxidase subunit, whose translation MTGSTAEQPATQQQPAGLSRRRLLGAFGAGTAGVLAAGAAGGAIGRATADEAPAAGASPTDAVPFHGEHQAGIVTPAQDRLHFVALDVTTDSRDDLVQLLQDWTEAARRMTAGRDAGPVGAVDGSQYAPPDDTGEAIGLPASGLTLTVGFGPTLFTTADGADRFGLAARRPAPLVDLPAFPGDQIDPAISGGDLCIQACANDPQVAVHAVRNLVRIGAGVVSVRWSQLGFGRTSSTSTAQATPRNLFGFKDGTDNLKAENGSALDRFVWVGDDEGGRAEWLRGGSYLVTRRIRMLVEPWDSSSLDEQQRTIGRTKGSGAPLGQRGEFDPVDFTKQVDGEFAVPETSHVFLAHPTNSGTAILRRGYSFVDGSDGLGRLDAGLFFIAFQRDPETGFVQVQRNLRLDAMNEYVRHTSSAVFACPPGVRDDGDWWGRALFDG comes from the coding sequence ATGACGGGATCGACCGCTGAGCAGCCGGCCACCCAGCAGCAACCGGCCGGGCTGTCGCGTCGCCGCCTGCTCGGTGCCTTCGGCGCCGGCACCGCCGGCGTGCTCGCCGCGGGCGCGGCCGGCGGTGCCATCGGCCGGGCCACCGCGGACGAGGCGCCGGCGGCCGGGGCGTCCCCCACCGACGCGGTGCCCTTCCACGGCGAGCACCAGGCCGGGATCGTCACGCCCGCCCAGGACCGGCTGCACTTCGTCGCCCTCGACGTCACCACCGACAGCCGTGACGACCTCGTCCAGCTGCTCCAGGACTGGACCGAGGCCGCCCGGCGGATGACCGCCGGCCGCGACGCCGGCCCGGTCGGCGCGGTCGACGGGTCGCAGTACGCGCCGCCCGACGACACCGGCGAGGCGATCGGCCTGCCGGCGTCGGGGCTGACGCTCACCGTCGGGTTCGGGCCCACGCTGTTCACCACCGCCGACGGCGCCGACCGCTTCGGCCTGGCCGCCCGCCGGCCCGCGCCGCTGGTCGACCTGCCCGCGTTCCCGGGCGACCAGATCGACCCCGCGATCAGCGGCGGCGACCTGTGCATCCAGGCCTGCGCCAACGACCCCCAGGTCGCCGTCCACGCCGTCCGCAACCTGGTGCGCATCGGCGCCGGCGTGGTGAGCGTGCGCTGGTCGCAGCTGGGATTCGGCCGGACGTCGTCGACCAGCACCGCCCAGGCCACACCGCGCAACCTCTTCGGGTTCAAGGACGGCACCGACAACCTCAAGGCCGAGAACGGCAGCGCGCTCGACCGCTTCGTCTGGGTCGGCGACGACGAGGGTGGCAGGGCGGAGTGGCTGCGCGGCGGCTCCTACCTCGTCACGCGGCGGATCCGGATGCTCGTCGAGCCGTGGGACAGCTCCTCGCTCGACGAGCAGCAGCGCACCATCGGCCGCACCAAGGGCAGCGGTGCCCCGCTCGGGCAGCGGGGGGAGTTCGACCCGGTGGACTTCACCAAGCAGGTCGACGGCGAGTTCGCCGTCCCGGAGACCAGCCACGTGTTCCTGGCCCACCCGACCAACTCCGGGACGGCGATCCTGCGGCGCGGCTACAGCTTCGTCGACGGCTCCGACGGGCTCGGCCGGCTCGACGCCGGGCTGTTCTTCATCGCCTTCCAGCGGGACCCGGAGACCGGGTTCGTCCAGGTGCAGCGCAACCTGCGCCTGGACGCGATGAACGAGTACGTCCGCCACACCTCCTCGGCCGTCTTCGCGTGCCCGCCGGGCGTGCGCGACGACGGCGACTGGTGGGGCCGCGCCCTGTTCGACGGCTGA